A window of the Bacillota bacterium genome harbors these coding sequences:
- the pstC gene encoding phosphate ABC transporter permease subunit PstC — translation MIGNSAQYPVRRPARYGEAIIERALVAMALSAIAVLGLIILFVFREGAPLMYKVGVARFVLGAKWSPSRGVFGILPMILGSLSVTLGALAVGLPLGLACAIFLAEMAPARLSSVLKPCVELLAGIPSVAYGFMGLVVLVPLIRRWFGGPGFSVLAAAIVLAMMVLPTIVSISYDALKAVPAAYRDGMLALGATRWQAIRMVILPAARPGIIAAVILGMGRAIGETMAVIMVAGNATKIPSSVLEPVRTLTSNIALEMGYAAGEHREALFATGIVLFVVIALLNVVARLFAGAPARGRSK, via the coding sequence TTGATCGGCAATTCCGCACAATATCCCGTACGACGTCCGGCGCGATACGGCGAAGCCATCATCGAGAGGGCTCTCGTGGCTATGGCCCTCTCGGCCATAGCCGTGCTCGGACTCATAATCCTGTTTGTGTTCCGCGAAGGGGCGCCGCTAATGTACAAGGTCGGCGTGGCGCGGTTCGTCCTCGGGGCGAAGTGGTCGCCCAGCCGCGGCGTGTTCGGGATCCTTCCCATGATCCTGGGATCTCTCTCGGTCACGCTCGGCGCGCTCGCGGTGGGCCTGCCGCTGGGACTTGCCTGTGCTATCTTCCTCGCGGAGATGGCACCCGCCAGGCTCAGCTCGGTCCTGAAGCCCTGCGTCGAGCTCCTGGCCGGTATCCCCTCCGTCGCCTACGGGTTCATGGGCCTCGTCGTGCTCGTCCCGCTGATCAGACGTTGGTTCGGTGGGCCGGGCTTTTCGGTCCTGGCCGCGGCCATCGTGCTCGCAATGATGGTCTTGCCAACGATAGTCAGCATCTCCTACGACGCACTCAAAGCTGTGCCCGCCGCTTACAGAGATGGTATGCTCGCCCTGGGCGCCACCAGGTGGCAGGCCATAAGGATGGTGATCCTGCCGGCGGCGAGGCCGGGGATCATCGCCGCGGTGATACTGGGCATGGGTCGAGCCATTGGGGAAACGATGGCGGTCATCATGGTCGCGGGAAACGCCACGAAGATACCCTCGTCCGTCCTCGAGCCCGTGCGGACCCTCACGAGCAACATAGCCCTTGAGATGGGCTACGCCGCGGGCGAACACAGGGAAGCGCTCTTCGCTACTGGGATCGTGCTCTTCGTCGTCATAGCGCTGCTCAATGTCGTGGCTCGCCTCTTCGCAGGCGCGCCGGCAAGGGGGCGTTCGAAATGA
- a CDS encoding nitroreductase family protein, whose translation MREAASDKHVTLRLLMERASCRNFTDDKIPPDVLRQVLEAGIQAPTGGNLQPYSIIKIEDQAAKDKLAKMCEDQPFIARAPVDLLFCIDLHRLERWAALEAAPFTARKSFRHFWIAFQDTVMCAQNICTAADALGLGSVYVGSVLECFRELREMFSLPCGVFPVVLLCLGYPTKAPRPSRRLGVDVVVHDEAYREMNDAELVEAFRAKYPGLRVQPTVERLEEIGEVCSAVGGDALARECLARIQAQGFINAAQRYFGLHYRADLMPQGSREYLETLRDFGFEWADCSQDPENASDRTSGSAHSD comes from the coding sequence GTGAGAGAAGCAGCATCCGACAAGCACGTAACCCTGCGTCTCCTGATGGAGCGGGCGAGCTGTCGCAACTTCACCGATGACAAAATCCCGCCGGACGTTCTGCGACAGGTGCTCGAGGCAGGCATCCAGGCGCCTACCGGAGGCAACCTGCAACCGTACAGCATAATCAAGATAGAAGACCAAGCCGCCAAGGACAAGCTGGCCAAGATGTGTGAGGACCAGCCCTTCATCGCGCGAGCGCCTGTGGATCTCCTTTTCTGCATAGATCTGCATCGTTTGGAACGCTGGGCCGCCCTTGAGGCCGCTCCCTTCACCGCCAGAAAGAGCTTCAGGCACTTCTGGATCGCCTTCCAGGATACCGTGATGTGTGCCCAGAACATCTGCACAGCGGCGGACGCGCTCGGGCTCGGATCGGTGTATGTCGGCAGCGTGCTCGAGTGCTTCCGCGAGCTCCGCGAGATGTTCAGCCTGCCTTGCGGGGTGTTTCCCGTCGTGCTCCTCTGCTTGGGTTATCCCACCAAGGCCCCCCGACCCTCGAGGCGTCTAGGTGTGGACGTGGTGGTTCACGACGAGGCGTACCGCGAGATGAACGACGCCGAATTGGTCGAGGCGTTTCGTGCAAAGTACCCGGGCCTCAGAGTGCAGCCCACGGTCGAGCGACTAGAGGAGATCGGCGAGGTTTGCAGCGCCGTGGGCGGCGACGCTCTGGCTCGTGAGTGTCTAGCGCGAATCCAGGCCCAGGGGTTCATAAACGCGGCTCAGAGATACTTCGGCCTGCACTACCGGGCCGACCTGATGCCCCAAGGCAGCCGCGAGTACCTGGAAACGCTGAGGGACTTCGGGTTCGAATGGGCAGACTGCTCGCAAGATCCCGAGAATGCAAGCGATCGAACCTCGGGGTCCGCGCATTCCGACTGA
- a CDS encoding phosphate ABC transporter ATP-binding protein, whose protein sequence is MHDSTKIRARGFRFYYGQHRALKGIDLEIPRNRLLTIMGPSGSGKTTFLRSLNRLNDLIPSTRAEGSLEIDGVDVYSHSVNVADLRRRVGMVFALPMALPMSIFDNVAYGPRKRGIRNRRGLEEIVEKALRDAILWDEVKDRLRDHAGTLSGGQQQRLSIARVLAVEPEILLLDEPTSGLDPISTLRIEELLWELVKSYTVVLVTHNPLQGARVGGDIAFFLMGELVETGPSSEIFTHPRDKRTEDYVCGKFG, encoded by the coding sequence ATGCACGATTCGACCAAGATCCGAGCTCGAGGATTCAGGTTCTACTATGGTCAGCACCGCGCCCTCAAGGGAATCGACCTGGAGATCCCGCGCAACCGGCTGTTGACCATCATGGGCCCGTCCGGGAGCGGTAAGACCACGTTCCTCCGGTCGCTCAACCGGCTCAACGACCTCATCCCTAGCACGAGGGCCGAGGGCAGCCTGGAGATAGACGGCGTGGACGTATACAGCCACTCAGTGAACGTAGCGGACCTGCGCAGGCGAGTGGGGATGGTGTTCGCGCTGCCGATGGCGCTTCCGATGAGCATCTTCGACAACGTGGCGTACGGTCCGCGCAAGCGGGGGATCCGCAACAGACGGGGCCTGGAAGAGATCGTTGAGAAGGCTCTGCGCGACGCGATCCTGTGGGATGAGGTGAAAGACAGACTGCGAGACCATGCGGGCACGCTATCCGGCGGCCAACAGCAGAGGCTCTCCATAGCGCGCGTCCTCGCCGTGGAGCCCGAGATCCTCCTGCTGGACGAGCCGACCTCCGGTCTCGACCCCATATCCACGTTGCGAATCGAAGAACTCCTGTGGGAGCTAGTGAAGTCGTACACGGTCGTGCTCGTCACCCACAACCCGTTGCAGGGCGCGCGGGTGGGAGGCGACATAGCGTTCTTTCTCATGGGGGAGCTCGTCGAGACGGGGCCTTCGTCGGAGATATTCACGCACCCCAGAGACAAACGCACAGAGGACTACGTATGCGGGAAATTCGGATGA
- a CDS encoding L-serine ammonia-lyase, iron-sulfur-dependent, subunit alpha, whose translation MLYTEGEYSVVSLKEFLQSEVKPALGCTEPGAVALAVARACEELDRARVHSVKVVVSDSVYKNGMAVGIPGSNGAKGNAVAAALAVFTGRSAYGLEVLKDSRPSDVARAEEWVRTGRVKVLRHPEKSGVYVEAVVSSQGTPCHEASCVIEGEHSNIVKVTIDGKVVFEKPLLREDESGDAVRSARDGSVSEAIGTMTYSEVIRLADQMDDEDVRFLMEGARLNKRIAEYGLEKGSISGLGLGKGMKTLLDQRRLGEDLGYLIKAYCYAAADARMAGAPLAVMSSAGSGNHGITAVLPVYLVGEALLKSEREVARAIAQSHLSTSFVKSRIGRLSSVCGCVVAAGAGAAAGMVFLMGGDEKGAIQAMQTVLADTAGMVCDGAKESCSLRVGVGAGEAYLAALFALEGMGFSTPQGLVDTSIEKTIDNVKLLNKVGMRQVDSVLIDIMESRN comes from the coding sequence ATGTTGTACACCGAGGGGGAGTACTCCGTGGTATCCCTGAAAGAGTTCCTGCAGAGCGAGGTGAAGCCGGCTCTCGGATGCACCGAGCCCGGCGCCGTGGCCCTCGCGGTTGCCAGAGCATGTGAAGAGCTGGACCGAGCTAGAGTGCACTCGGTGAAGGTGGTCGTGAGCGACAGCGTCTACAAGAACGGCATGGCGGTAGGGATCCCAGGCTCAAACGGGGCGAAGGGGAATGCCGTGGCCGCCGCGCTCGCCGTATTCACCGGACGGTCCGCATATGGGCTCGAGGTGCTGAAAGATTCCAGACCCTCCGATGTCGCGAGAGCCGAGGAATGGGTGCGAACCGGCCGGGTAAAGGTCTTGAGGCATCCGGAGAAGTCGGGAGTGTACGTGGAAGCGGTTGTGAGCTCGCAAGGCACGCCCTGCCACGAGGCCTCGTGCGTCATCGAGGGCGAGCACTCCAACATCGTCAAGGTGACCATCGACGGCAAGGTGGTTTTCGAGAAGCCGCTGTTGCGGGAGGATGAGTCGGGGGATGCCGTCCGGTCAGCGAGAGATGGCTCCGTGTCCGAAGCCATCGGCACCATGACTTACAGCGAGGTCATAAGGCTCGCAGATCAGATGGATGACGAGGACGTCCGTTTCCTCATGGAAGGCGCAAGGCTCAACAAAAGGATCGCTGAGTATGGCCTTGAGAAGGGCTCGATCTCCGGCTTGGGCCTCGGCAAGGGCATGAAGACCCTCCTGGACCAGAGGAGGCTCGGAGAAGACCTCGGATACCTCATCAAGGCTTATTGCTACGCAGCGGCTGACGCGCGGATGGCGGGCGCGCCGCTTGCGGTGATGAGCAGCGCCGGTAGCGGGAACCACGGCATCACGGCCGTGCTGCCCGTGTACCTTGTGGGCGAGGCCTTGCTCAAGAGCGAGAGAGAGGTGGCTCGAGCTATCGCTCAGAGCCACCTGTCGACCAGCTTCGTGAAGAGCAGGATAGGCCGGCTTTCTTCCGTCTGCGGGTGTGTCGTGGCCGCCGGAGCCGGGGCCGCTGCAGGCATGGTATTCCTGATGGGTGGCGACGAGAAGGGAGCGATTCAGGCGATGCAGACGGTCCTGGCGGACACCGCGGGCATGGTGTGCGACGGAGCCAAGGAGAGTTGTTCGCTGAGGGTGGGGGTGGGGGCTGGGGAGGCGTACCTGGCCGCGCTTTTCGCCCTCGAGGGCATGGGGTTCTCAACTCCTCAAGGCCTTGTGGATACATCCATCGAGAAGACTATTGACAACGTGAAGCTGCTGAACAAGGTGGGCATGCGGCAGGTCGACAGCGTCCTGATAGATATCATGGAATCAAGGAACTAG
- a CDS encoding phosphate ABC transporter substrate-binding protein, giving the protein MSQPRASAERGAPSVGHAEFVPGGSPARPRDPSVLLVLLRLALAVTLALTAIIVTGCGTPSRPGGQAPGSATRSLTVAGSTSVQPFAELLAEEFMTINPDVSVSVQGGGSSAGARAALTGVAQIGMLSRPLKEDERSLQAIVIARDAIAVIVHPSNPVNDLTIDQIRDIFAGRVTNWSRVGGMDHRIDVVSREEGSGTRGSFDEIVMGDSEVTPAAIVQDSNGAVRETVAGDPAAIGYISLGLLDGRVKGIRVSGVAPSVPNIENGTYRIVRPFIFAVRGALSPHAQEFMDFVLSPTGQGLLKAEGLVPASADDQP; this is encoded by the coding sequence ATGTCGCAGCCCAGAGCGTCCGCGGAGCGAGGTGCTCCATCCGTCGGGCACGCAGAGTTCGTGCCGGGTGGATCGCCTGCGCGGCCGCGGGATCCTTCGGTCCTCCTGGTTCTACTGCGCCTCGCGTTGGCGGTCACCCTCGCGCTCACAGCCATCATTGTGACGGGCTGCGGCACCCCTTCCCGGCCCGGTGGTCAGGCCCCCGGCAGCGCCACGAGGTCGCTGACGGTCGCGGGGTCCACGTCGGTCCAGCCTTTCGCGGAGCTCCTTGCGGAAGAGTTCATGACCATCAACCCCGATGTGTCAGTGAGCGTCCAGGGCGGCGGCTCGAGCGCCGGCGCAAGAGCGGCGCTGACCGGCGTCGCCCAGATCGGGATGCTGTCTCGGCCGCTGAAGGAGGACGAGCGCTCCCTCCAGGCCATAGTGATCGCGCGGGACGCCATCGCCGTGATCGTCCACCCGTCCAATCCTGTCAATGACCTCACGATCGACCAGATCCGAGACATCTTCGCCGGTCGCGTCACGAACTGGTCGCGCGTTGGAGGCATGGATCACAGAATCGACGTGGTTAGCCGCGAAGAAGGCTCCGGGACCCGCGGCTCGTTTGATGAGATAGTCATGGGAGACAGCGAGGTCACGCCCGCAGCGATCGTTCAGGATTCCAACGGGGCCGTGCGAGAGACCGTGGCGGGAGACCCCGCGGCGATAGGTTACATTTCCCTTGGGCTACTCGATGGACGCGTCAAGGGCATCAGAGTTTCAGGCGTCGCCCCAAGCGTCCCGAACATCGAAAACGGCACTTACCGCATCGTAAGGCCGTTCATATTCGCGGTGCGCGGCGCCTTGAGCCCGCACGCCCAGGAGTTCATGGACTTCGTTTTGAGCCCGACTGGACAGGGGCTGCTCAAGGCCGAAGGGCTGGTGCCCGCATCGGCCGACGACCAACCGTGA
- a CDS encoding ABC transporter substrate-binding protein — MSSRQRVSLLLCLAFLMTSATMAVHAQSKVVRIGVFAPLSGSMAVAGQHQNDGIRFAGDEINAAGGILGYKLEFVFEDDEGIPANTVNIMNKLLYRDKVVATMGSNNSPSVLAVLDVIKRAQTPHIVPSGVAYAITHSGNPWVFRVTATDEVFTKKLVDYGVSELGFSKFAIIFDTNDYGQGGRDLVIKWLKGHGLSPVAVEGYNKETKDFTPQLMSIKNASPQALIIWGNYTEGAQLVRQIRSMNLPFQVMVSTGVTIGNFYELAGSAADGIIGITGGWHPERSDARAVDFIERFKKAKGYVADMNVACGYDAVMLLAKAMKEAGTVTDRAKIREALSKVTLDGITGKIAINENGDGGTEAILFRVKDGKPVLIQSKK; from the coding sequence ATGTCATCCAGGCAGAGAGTCAGTCTACTCCTGTGTCTTGCTTTCCTCATGACGTCAGCAACCATGGCTGTTCACGCGCAGTCGAAGGTGGTAAGAATCGGCGTGTTCGCTCCTCTCTCCGGGTCCATGGCCGTCGCCGGACAGCACCAGAACGACGGCATCCGCTTCGCAGGAGACGAGATCAACGCCGCGGGCGGCATCCTGGGGTACAAGCTCGAGTTCGTGTTCGAGGACGATGAGGGCATCCCTGCAAACACGGTCAACATCATGAACAAGCTGTTGTACCGCGACAAGGTAGTGGCCACCATGGGAAGCAACAACAGCCCAAGCGTCCTCGCGGTGCTCGACGTGATCAAGCGTGCTCAGACGCCGCACATAGTGCCCAGCGGAGTGGCGTACGCCATTACCCACTCCGGCAATCCGTGGGTGTTCAGGGTCACGGCTACCGACGAGGTGTTCACGAAAAAGCTGGTCGACTACGGAGTCAGCGAACTGGGCTTTTCGAAGTTCGCCATCATCTTTGACACGAACGACTACGGCCAGGGCGGAAGGGACCTTGTGATCAAATGGTTGAAAGGTCACGGTTTGTCCCCCGTGGCGGTCGAAGGATACAACAAGGAGACCAAGGACTTCACTCCGCAGCTCATGAGCATCAAGAACGCAAGCCCCCAGGCTCTCATCATCTGGGGCAACTACACCGAGGGGGCGCAGCTTGTCCGGCAGATCAGATCCATGAACCTTCCGTTCCAGGTCATGGTATCAACGGGTGTCACTATCGGGAACTTCTACGAGCTGGCGGGCAGCGCGGCCGACGGAATCATCGGCATAACGGGCGGCTGGCATCCGGAGCGTTCAGATGCCCGCGCCGTCGATTTCATTGAAAGATTCAAGAAGGCAAAGGGTTACGTGGCCGATATGAATGTGGCATGTGGCTATGATGCGGTCATGCTCCTAGCCAAGGCCATGAAGGAAGCCGGCACGGTCACCGACAGGGCGAAGATCCGTGAAGCTTTGTCCAAGGTGACGCTGGACGGGATCACAGGAAAGATCGCCATCAACGAGAACGGCGATGGCGGGACCGAGGCCATCCTGTTCAGGGTGAAGGACGGCAAGCCCGTTCTGATACAGTCCAAGAAGTGA
- the phoU gene encoding phosphate signaling complex protein PhoU, producing MTTPRKRFEAELAGLDSSLLRMGRISEDMLGKALIALAERDVALADETIAMDDQVDALNLEIETTCIRLIATQQPAARDLRVIVAALKICADVERVADYVVDIAKMAKRLADRPLFKPLVDIPRLQGLVSQMLREALEAFVTRDLALIQKMVDADDEVDHLYRSLYDELVEFMKRDPDVVDQAVQLLLISRYLERIADHVTNIAERVFYVETGELKELHT from the coding sequence ATGACGACCCCCAGGAAGCGGTTCGAGGCCGAGCTCGCGGGGCTTGACAGCTCCCTCCTCCGCATGGGCAGGATCTCAGAAGACATGTTGGGGAAGGCGCTCATCGCCCTAGCGGAAAGGGACGTCGCGCTCGCGGATGAGACGATCGCCATGGACGACCAGGTGGACGCGCTGAACCTGGAGATCGAGACCACTTGCATAAGACTCATTGCCACGCAACAACCGGCGGCGCGGGATCTGCGCGTGATAGTCGCCGCTCTCAAGATCTGCGCAGATGTAGAGAGGGTCGCTGACTACGTCGTAGACATAGCGAAGATGGCCAAGCGCCTCGCGGACAGGCCGCTCTTCAAGCCGCTCGTGGATATCCCGAGGCTCCAGGGTCTCGTGAGTCAGATGCTGCGCGAGGCGCTCGAGGCTTTCGTGACAAGAGACCTCGCTCTGATTCAGAAGATGGTCGACGCCGACGACGAGGTAGACCACCTCTACCGCAGTCTGTACGACGAGCTCGTCGAGTTCATGAAGAGGGATCCGGACGTCGTGGACCAGGCGGTGCAGCTCCTCCTGATCTCTCGTTACCTCGAACGCATCGCTGACCACGTCACGAATATCGCGGAGCGTGTGTTCTACGTGGAGACCGGGGAACTGAAGGAGCTACACACTTAG
- the pstA gene encoding phosphate ABC transporter permease PstA: MTAVFASAAVATVCVLVFVVAYILGKGLHMVTPAFLTQAPRQMGRSGGIYPAIVGSVLVTGIAVLIATPVGVATALYLTEYTREDRLPRIVRFGTESLAGIPSIIFGLFGFLFFVIYLGLGWSVLSGALTLAAMILPTIVRTSEEAIRAVPNAYREISYALGSTRWQTVMGVVLPSALPGIVTGIVLAIGRSIGETAAVIFTAGASLKLPGSLLDPVRTLPVHFYILAREGISMDHAYGTAAVLIVLILVINVAAYSIVNRFAARSR, from the coding sequence ATGACGGCCGTCTTCGCGAGCGCCGCCGTGGCGACCGTGTGCGTCCTCGTATTCGTGGTCGCCTACATCCTCGGCAAAGGGCTGCACATGGTGACACCGGCCTTTCTCACACAGGCGCCGAGGCAGATGGGGAGGTCCGGAGGCATCTACCCCGCGATAGTCGGGAGCGTTCTCGTCACCGGCATCGCAGTCCTCATCGCAACTCCCGTCGGCGTCGCGACAGCGCTCTACCTCACCGAATATACGAGGGAGGACCGGCTCCCTCGTATAGTGCGCTTCGGCACCGAGAGCCTCGCCGGGATCCCATCGATCATCTTCGGCTTGTTTGGGTTCCTCTTCTTCGTGATCTATTTGGGTCTCGGCTGGTCCGTGCTTTCGGGCGCGCTCACGCTCGCTGCCATGATCCTCCCGACCATAGTCCGGACCTCGGAGGAAGCGATCAGGGCGGTGCCCAACGCGTATCGCGAGATAAGCTACGCTCTGGGTTCGACCAGGTGGCAGACGGTGATGGGCGTCGTCCTGCCGAGCGCGCTGCCCGGCATAGTGACGGGAATAGTGTTGGCCATCGGGAGGAGCATCGGCGAGACGGCCGCGGTGATCTTCACGGCCGGCGCATCGCTGAAGTTGCCCGGATCCTTGCTCGATCCCGTGAGGACACTGCCGGTGCATTTCTACATCCTTGCGCGCGAGGGCATCTCCATGGACCACGCGTACGGCACGGCAGCAGTCTTGATCGTCTTGATACTCGTCATCAACGTAGCGGCGTATTCTATTGTGAATCGCTTCGCAGCCCGGAGCAGGTAG
- a CDS encoding PucR family transcriptional regulator ligand-binding domain-containing protein: MAITVAEALKIGGLRRGQLVAGARNAGNVIQHIDTMEVPDIRPWLRKNELLVTTAYAIRDDIPALTRLIEALADVKAAGLVIKPARFIGELPEAVVKTAEELGVPLVEIPADVPFIEITHPLMKAILSRQARYLEYSETVHRELLRVELEGQGYGSIAATLSSLLDAGIVVYDTDFNVMASVGEPELIPTTEQRLYLSKLNGQGRTRIGDSSWEYCCQPVRVKRKVLGYIAVSERNKQLNDMELTALEHACTAVALEITKQQAVSEASKRLEMDLFDDLLDGSVKMEEVAEGRARALGWPVGRPFYVIVARVDDFEKKTARIEGEHLTQSVKHRIARAAGKAVASQLGSGQEHASAVFMRGDSLVCLVPASEELVRQRACIVQAVQRAVAALDARLSLSTGISSVRTQLTQVPTAYKEARNAASIARSLYGGGGVVHIEDVALYALLLDSVERPLLDGFCKRILGPLFEDREGAAMPLIETLEALTSCNGSRVEAARKLFIHRNTLAYRIKKAEELLGKDLADPEYLLALSVALKLRRILASR; encoded by the coding sequence GTGGCGATCACAGTCGCGGAAGCTCTCAAGATCGGCGGGCTACGGCGCGGTCAGCTGGTCGCGGGCGCGCGAAACGCGGGGAACGTCATTCAGCACATCGACACGATGGAGGTCCCCGACATACGGCCCTGGTTGAGGAAGAACGAACTCCTCGTGACCACCGCGTATGCCATCAGAGATGACATCCCCGCGCTTACCCGTTTGATCGAGGCGCTCGCGGATGTCAAGGCGGCCGGGCTCGTCATAAAGCCGGCGCGGTTCATCGGGGAGTTGCCCGAGGCCGTGGTCAAGACCGCCGAAGAGTTGGGTGTGCCGCTCGTAGAGATCCCGGCGGACGTGCCGTTCATCGAGATCACGCATCCGCTCATGAAGGCCATTCTGAGCAGACAGGCACGTTATCTTGAGTACTCGGAAACAGTCCACCGGGAGCTGCTCCGCGTCGAACTCGAGGGCCAGGGTTACGGCTCGATCGCCGCCACACTGAGCTCCTTGCTCGACGCGGGGATCGTGGTGTACGACACCGACTTCAACGTCATGGCCTCTGTTGGAGAGCCCGAGCTGATTCCCACAACGGAACAACGGCTGTACTTGAGTAAGCTGAACGGACAAGGCCGCACGCGCATCGGCGACTCTTCGTGGGAGTACTGCTGCCAGCCGGTGCGCGTGAAGAGGAAGGTCTTGGGTTACATCGCGGTATCGGAACGAAACAAGCAGCTAAACGACATGGAGCTCACAGCCCTGGAGCACGCATGCACAGCCGTCGCTCTAGAGATCACGAAGCAGCAGGCCGTGTCTGAAGCGAGCAAGCGGCTGGAGATGGATCTCTTCGACGATCTGCTCGACGGGTCGGTGAAGATGGAGGAGGTGGCCGAAGGCCGTGCGAGGGCGCTTGGCTGGCCCGTAGGGCGACCGTTCTATGTCATAGTCGCCCGTGTTGATGACTTTGAGAAGAAGACCGCTCGGATCGAAGGAGAGCACCTCACGCAGTCGGTCAAACATCGAATAGCACGTGCCGCTGGAAAGGCCGTTGCTTCACAGCTGGGATCCGGGCAGGAGCATGCGTCCGCGGTGTTCATGCGAGGAGACAGCCTGGTCTGCCTCGTCCCTGCCTCAGAGGAACTCGTGCGGCAGCGGGCGTGCATCGTTCAGGCCGTGCAACGCGCCGTCGCTGCACTCGACGCAAGGCTCTCCCTTTCGACAGGGATCTCGAGCGTAAGAACGCAGCTCACTCAGGTCCCGACGGCGTACAAGGAGGCGCGCAACGCGGCGAGTATCGCCCGCTCTCTTTACGGCGGGGGTGGAGTGGTCCACATAGAGGATGTCGCGCTGTACGCGTTGCTTCTGGATAGCGTGGAACGTCCGCTCCTAGATGGCTTCTGCAAACGCATCCTCGGGCCGCTTTTCGAGGATCGAGAGGGAGCTGCCATGCCGCTGATAGAGACCCTGGAGGCCCTCACATCATGCAATGGATCCCGGGTAGAGGCCGCTCGTAAGCTGTTCATACACAGGAATACCTTGGCATATCGCATAAAAAAGGCCGAAGAGCTGCTCGGAAAGGACCTCGCGGATCCTGAATACCTGCTCGCCCTGTCTGTAGCCCTCAAACTGCGACGCATCCTGGCAAGCCGCTAG
- a CDS encoding TIGR04076 family protein has translation MGAIYDLVITVKDQKGSCALGHRVGDRFYVRKGASPSGLCMTAMAALIPAVSVLMVGGSFPWEDDPDSCCRTCQDRQNPVTFEIRRLASS, from the coding sequence GTGGGAGCTATCTACGACCTAGTCATTACGGTTAAAGACCAGAAAGGCTCATGTGCCTTGGGCCACAGAGTCGGGGACAGGTTCTACGTCAGAAAGGGGGCCAGCCCTTCCGGACTATGCATGACCGCCATGGCCGCGCTCATCCCCGCCGTGTCCGTGCTCATGGTGGGAGGCAGCTTCCCGTGGGAGGACGACCCTGATTCGTGTTGCCGGACGTGCCAGGACCGGCAGAATCCCGTGACGTTCGAGATCAGGAGGCTCGCGTCTTCCTAG
- the pstB gene encoding phosphate ABC transporter ATP-binding protein PstB has translation MSVSANEDVRDREQERTRRHKIEISNLNLYYGLVHALKGVTLSIIENSITALIGPSGCGKSTLLRCMNRMNDVIENVRIEGSIRLDGEDIYAPEADVTRLRQRVGMVFQRPVVFPLSIYENVACAARVHGIGDRKSLDPIVEESLRRVGLWDEVKDKLRSPGLGLSLGQQQQLCIARVIATGPDVILLDEPCSALDPASTLRIEDLMRELQESYTVVIVTHNMQQAARASDHTAFMLSGELVEYGPTGQVFTSPADRRTENYVAGRLG, from the coding sequence ATGTCTGTGTCGGCCAATGAAGATGTCCGTGACCGTGAGCAGGAGAGGACCCGGAGACACAAGATCGAGATCAGCAACCTCAACCTTTACTACGGGCTGGTTCACGCCCTGAAGGGTGTGACGCTGAGCATAATCGAGAACTCGATCACGGCGCTCATCGGTCCGTCAGGGTGCGGCAAGTCCACCCTTCTCAGATGCATGAATCGGATGAACGACGTCATCGAGAACGTGAGGATCGAGGGGTCGATCAGGCTGGACGGGGAGGACATCTACGCCCCGGAAGCGGACGTGACGCGTCTGCGCCAGCGCGTGGGCATGGTGTTCCAAAGGCCAGTGGTGTTTCCGCTGTCCATATACGAGAACGTGGCGTGCGCAGCTCGCGTGCACGGAATCGGGGACAGAAAGAGCCTCGACCCAATCGTGGAGGAAAGCCTGCGCCGGGTCGGCCTCTGGGATGAGGTCAAAGACAAGCTCAGAAGCCCGGGGCTCGGTCTTTCCCTGGGACAACAGCAGCAGCTATGCATCGCGCGAGTCATCGCGACGGGGCCCGATGTCATCCTGCTCGATGAGCCGTGCTCCGCATTGGATCCGGCGTCCACCCTGAGGATCGAGGATCTGATGAGGGAGCTGCAGGAGTCCTACACGGTGGTCATCGTCACGCACAACATGCAGCAAGCCGCGAGGGCGTCTGACCACACGGCGTTCATGCTCTCCGGGGAGCTCGTGGAGTACGGCCCCACGGGTCAGGTTTTCACGTCCCCGGCAGACAGAAGGACGGAGAATTACGTCGCCGGGAGGCTAGGGTAG